One Candidatus Tectomicrobia bacterium genomic region harbors:
- a CDS encoding phenylalanine--tRNA ligase subunit beta — MRVSLEWLSDYVEIDPSDADLVRRIAEGLLLAGLEVEAVERPGEALEGMVVGEVLEAAPHPSADRLRLCRVSDGRSARPVVCGAPNVAAGQRVVLALPGARLPGGQAIEAVTIRGQRSEGMICSARELGLGDDHSGILVLEGSPAPGSPAAAALGLDDVILDISITPNRADCLSAFGVAREVAALLGHPLRAPEVRVEEDPSGDAASLCAVEILGPDKCPRYVARVIRGVKIGPSPAWMRRRLRAAGMRPISNVVDVTNYVMLSLGQPLHAFDLARLAESRIVVRRWRGEDGPFVTLDGQERRMDGEDLMICDARRPVAIAGVMGGRESEVEDTTRDILLESAYFSPSTIRRTRRRLGLSTEASYRFERGVDPGGTARAAAWAAELIRRTAGGAVAKGEVDCHPRPAAPARVRLRYKRAADILGAEVPPDEVRHELGALGMKADGAGEDACEVEVPTFRPDIEREIDLIEEIARRRGYDRIPSELPPMRAPAARRGGIRRLEDEAREAMISAGFSEAINYSFVSGEGLRRLGAGEGAVPLRNPLSAEMDVLRTTLLAGLLGNAALNLNRGVEKVRLFETGRTFHPDPGQPLPREASRLAAVLAEGEAPALWPEGPAPGGEQPLPRAVFELKGAVERLGTLLNLPGLSFEPGGEGGAFEAAACARIRVEGAEAGVIGALRREVLEAWGLRQGAAAFELDLGVLLARERPPRRFEALPRFPANLRDLAVVVPEGVTHGEAEALIREAAGELLESSALFDVYRSREMAAAGEKSLAYSLVFRHPERTLTDAEVNRAFEAIAGRLARDLGARLRA; from the coding sequence ATGCGCGTCAGCCTCGAATGGCTCTCGGATTACGTCGAGATCGATCCCTCGGACGCCGATCTCGTCCGGCGGATCGCGGAGGGCCTCCTGCTCGCCGGGCTGGAGGTCGAGGCCGTGGAGCGCCCGGGCGAAGCCCTGGAAGGGATGGTGGTGGGGGAGGTGCTGGAGGCGGCCCCCCACCCCAGCGCCGATCGGCTCCGGCTCTGCCGGGTGAGCGATGGGAGGAGCGCCCGCCCGGTGGTCTGCGGCGCCCCCAACGTGGCGGCGGGCCAGCGGGTGGTGCTGGCCCTCCCCGGCGCCAGGCTCCCCGGCGGCCAGGCCATCGAGGCCGTCACCATCCGGGGCCAGCGGAGCGAGGGGATGATCTGCTCGGCCCGGGAGCTGGGGCTGGGGGACGACCACAGCGGCATCCTCGTGCTGGAGGGGAGCCCGGCCCCGGGCTCCCCGGCGGCGGCGGCCCTGGGCCTGGACGACGTGATCCTCGACATCTCCATCACCCCCAACCGGGCGGACTGCCTCTCCGCCTTCGGGGTGGCGCGCGAGGTGGCTGCCCTCCTGGGGCACCCGCTGCGCGCCCCCGAGGTGCGGGTGGAGGAGGACCCCTCCGGGGACGCCGCCTCCCTGTGCGCGGTCGAGATCCTCGGCCCGGACAAGTGCCCCCGCTACGTCGCCCGCGTCATCCGGGGGGTGAAAATCGGCCCCTCGCCTGCCTGGATGCGGCGCCGCCTCCGGGCCGCCGGGATGCGCCCCATCAGCAACGTCGTGGACGTGACGAACTACGTCATGCTCTCCCTGGGCCAGCCCCTCCACGCCTTCGACCTGGCGCGCCTGGCGGAGTCGCGCATCGTGGTGCGCCGCTGGCGGGGGGAGGACGGCCCCTTCGTCACCCTGGACGGCCAGGAGCGGCGGATGGACGGGGAGGATTTGATGATCTGCGACGCCCGCCGCCCGGTGGCCATCGCGGGGGTGATGGGAGGGCGGGAGTCCGAGGTCGAGGACACGACCCGGGACATCCTCCTCGAGAGCGCCTACTTCTCGCCCTCCACCATCCGGCGCACCCGCAGGCGCCTGGGGCTCTCGACCGAGGCCTCCTACCGCTTCGAGCGGGGGGTGGACCCGGGCGGGACGGCCCGCGCGGCGGCCTGGGCGGCCGAGCTCATCCGCCGGACGGCGGGGGGCGCGGTGGCGAAGGGAGAGGTGGACTGCCATCCCCGGCCCGCCGCCCCGGCGCGCGTGAGGCTCCGCTACAAGCGGGCCGCGGACATCCTGGGGGCGGAGGTACCGCCGGACGAGGTGCGGCACGAGCTCGGGGCCCTGGGGATGAAGGCGGACGGGGCGGGCGAGGACGCCTGCGAGGTGGAGGTGCCCACTTTCCGCCCCGACATCGAGCGCGAGATCGACCTCATCGAGGAGATCGCCCGCCGGCGGGGGTATGACCGCATCCCCTCCGAGCTCCCCCCGATGCGCGCCCCCGCCGCTCGGCGGGGCGGCATCCGCAGGCTCGAGGACGAGGCGCGCGAGGCCATGATATCGGCCGGGTTCAGCGAGGCGATCAACTACAGCTTCGTGAGCGGGGAGGGCCTGAGGCGCCTCGGCGCGGGGGAGGGGGCGGTGCCGCTCCGGAACCCCTTGAGCGCGGAGATGGATGTCCTGCGTACCACCCTCCTCGCGGGGCTGCTCGGGAACGCGGCGCTGAACCTCAACCGGGGGGTGGAGAAGGTGCGCCTGTTCGAGACGGGCCGCACGTTCCACCCCGATCCGGGCCAGCCCCTCCCCAGGGAAGCCTCCCGCCTGGCCGCCGTCCTGGCCGAGGGGGAGGCGCCCGCCCTCTGGCCCGAGGGGCCGGCCCCCGGGGGGGAGCAGCCCCTCCCCCGGGCGGTGTTCGAGCTCAAGGGGGCGGTGGAGCGCCTGGGGACGCTCCTGAACCTTCCCGGGCTCTCCTTCGAGCCGGGCGGGGAAGGAGGGGCCTTCGAGGCGGCGGCCTGCGCCCGCATCCGGGTGGAGGGGGCCGAGGCGGGGGTCATCGGCGCCCTGCGGCGGGAGGTCCTGGAGGCCTGGGGGCTCCGCCAGGGGGCGGCGGCCTTCGAGCTGGACCTGGGGGTCCTCCTGGCCCGGGAGCGCCCGCCCCGGCGCTTCGAGGCCCTGCCGCGTTTCCCGGCCAACCTCCGGGATCTGGCCGTGGTGGTGCCCGAGGGGGTGACCCACGGGGAGGCCGAGGCCCTCATCCGTGAGGCGGCGGGGGAGCTGCTGGAGTCCTCGGCCCTCTTCGACGTTTACCGCAGCCGGGAGATGGCCGCGGCGGGGGAGAAAAGCCTGGCCTACTCGCTCGTCTTCCGGCACCCGGAGCGCACCCTGACCGACGCCGAGGTGAACCGGGCCTTCGAGGCCATCGCCGGGCGGCTCGCCCGGGACCTGGGGGCCCGCCTGCGCGCCTGA
- the rplT gene encoding 50S ribosomal protein L20 — MPRSTAKPASRERHRRVLKQAKGYRGARSKRLKSARETVLRAMAFAYRDRRTRKREFRRLWNVRINAAAREAGMNYSCFMGALRKAGVEINRKLLADLAVVDPAAFTQLVEIARAQG, encoded by the coding sequence ATGCCCCGCTCCACCGCCAAGCCCGCCTCGCGCGAGCGCCACCGCCGGGTCCTCAAGCAGGCGAAGGGCTACCGCGGCGCCCGCTCCAAGCGCCTGAAGTCCGCCCGCGAAACCGTCCTGCGGGCGATGGCCTTCGCCTACCGCGACCGCCGGACCCGCAAGCGCGAGTTCCGCCGGCTGTGGAACGTCCGCATCAACGCGGCCGCCCGCGAAGCCGGGATGAATTACAGTTGCTTCATGGGCGCCCTGCGCAAGGCGGGGGTCGAGATCAACCGCAAGCTCCTGGCCGACTTGGCCGTCGTGGACCCGGCCGCGTTTACCCAGCTCGTGGAGATCGCCCGGGCGCAGGGCTGA
- a CDS encoding TIGR00282 family metallophosphoesterase, with product MRILFIGDVNGKVGRRMAAAHLPALRRERGAGLCVVNGENAAGGFGITPDMTEELFRAGADVITSGNHIWNRKEAHDLLLREPRLLRPSNYPPGVPGKGMFVASSLEGPVAVINLMGRVFMPPAECPFREADRLLDALPPEVRMVVVDIHAEATSEKVALGWHLDGRVSAVVGTHTHVQTADERVLPQGTAYLSDAGMTGPSDSVIGIRTSIAVGKFLTGVPVRLEAAEGAGMLNGALVEVDSATGRAASIERILIREGS from the coding sequence TTGCGAATCCTCTTCATCGGAGACGTGAACGGCAAGGTGGGCCGCCGGATGGCGGCCGCCCACCTCCCCGCCCTGCGGCGCGAGCGGGGGGCGGGCCTCTGCGTGGTGAACGGAGAGAACGCCGCCGGCGGCTTCGGCATCACCCCCGACATGACCGAGGAGCTGTTCCGGGCCGGGGCGGACGTGATCACCTCGGGCAACCACATCTGGAACCGCAAGGAGGCGCACGACCTCCTCCTGCGCGAGCCGCGCCTCCTGCGGCCCTCGAACTACCCGCCGGGGGTGCCGGGGAAAGGCATGTTCGTCGCCTCCAGCCTGGAGGGCCCCGTCGCCGTCATCAACCTCATGGGCCGGGTATTCATGCCGCCCGCCGAGTGCCCGTTCCGGGAGGCGGACCGCCTCCTCGACGCGCTCCCGCCGGAGGTGCGGATGGTGGTGGTGGACATCCACGCCGAGGCCACGAGCGAGAAGGTGGCCCTGGGCTGGCACCTGGACGGCCGGGTGAGCGCCGTCGTCGGCACCCACACCCACGTGCAGACGGCGGACGAGCGCGTCCTCCCGCAGGGGACGGCCTACCTCTCCGACGCCGGGATGACCGGCCCCTCGGACTCGGTCATCGGGATCAGGACCTCGATCGCCGTGGGGAAGTTCCTGACGGGCGTCCCCGTCCGGCTGGAGGCCGCCGAGGGGGCGGGGATGCTGAACGGCGCCCTGGTGGAGGTGGATTCCGCCACGGGCCGGGCCGCCTCCATCGAGCGGATCCTCATCCGGGAGGGGAGCTAG
- a CDS encoding 5-formyltetrahydrofolate cyclo-ligase, producing the protein MEGARTKGEWRLRMRQLRESLPRERHAGLSRLICRRLEALFSLLGLRRVAVYAAVRGEADLSGLWEPGGARRYFFPRVAGKELVFHEVERPARDLRLGPFGILAPDPGAPAARPGSMDAVLAPGLVFDPAGCRIGWGGGFYDRWAAAAGEGALLVGVGFAFQLVRDGLLPWAPGDRRMDWVVTDREAVRCLPCRYAPGGEE; encoded by the coding sequence TTGGAAGGCGCCCGGACGAAAGGGGAGTGGCGGCTCCGGATGCGGCAGCTCCGGGAGTCGCTCCCCCGCGAGCGCCACGCCGGCCTGAGCCGCTTGATCTGCCGCAGGCTGGAGGCGCTCTTCTCCCTCCTGGGCCTGCGGCGGGTGGCGGTGTACGCCGCCGTCCGGGGCGAGGCGGATCTCTCGGGCCTGTGGGAGCCCGGGGGTGCAAGGCGCTATTTCTTCCCCCGCGTGGCGGGGAAGGAGCTGGTTTTCCACGAGGTAGAACGTCCCGCGCGGGATCTCCGCCTGGGGCCGTTCGGGATTCTTGCCCCTGATCCCGGCGCCCCCGCGGCGCGGCCCGGCTCGATGGACGCCGTCCTGGCGCCCGGGCTGGTGTTCGATCCCGCCGGCTGCCGGATCGGCTGGGGCGGCGGCTTCTATGACCGGTGGGCCGCCGCGGCCGGCGAGGGGGCGCTTCTGGTGGGCGTGGGTTTCGCCTTTCAGCTCGTCCGGGACGGGCTTTTGCCTTGGGCGCCGGGGGACCGGCGGATGGATTGGGTGGTGACCGATCGGGAGGCGGTACGGTGCCTCCCGTGCAGATACGCCCCAGGAGGCGAAGAATGA
- the pheS gene encoding phenylalanine--tRNA ligase subunit alpha — MSESKIKQIENELIKALLRAKDEAAAEEVRIRFLGRKSGELTEIMRNLKNLSPEEKREIGPVANKLRDLTEEATATISRGDLGSLREVIRSYGDWRNDQEITIQIDQWVESVAGAVVEKESPRLDLTIPGPQAPVGHKHPLTRTMEDIVEVLTRLGYTVAEGPEVELDHYNFEALNIPRDHPARDMQDTFYVADDVLLRTHTSPVQIRVMEKQKPPVKVIAPGKVFRCDADVTHSPMFHQVEGLYVDKGVTFAHLKGTLETFVRELFGPEFKVRIRPSFFPFTEPSAEVDISSPFLAGGRWLEVLGAGMVDPAVFEAVNQARGNRDYDPEAWTGFAWGLGVERVAMLRYGIGDIRLFYENDLRFLRQF; from the coding sequence ATGAGCGAAAGTAAAATTAAGCAAATTGAAAACGAATTAATCAAGGCACTTTTGCGTGCGAAGGATGAAGCTGCTGCCGAGGAAGTGCGCATCCGTTTCCTTGGGCGCAAGAGTGGCGAGTTGACTGAAATCATGCGGAATTTGAAAAATCTCTCGCCCGAGGAAAAACGGGAGATCGGTCCTGTCGCTAATAAACTTCGTGATCTGACCGAGGAGGCCACCGCTACAATCTCCCGAGGGGATCTTGGGTCGCTTCGTGAGGTAATTCGTTCTTACGGTGATTGGCGCAACGACCAAGAGATCACTATTCAAATCGACCAATGGGTCGAAAGCGTGGCCGGTGCTGTAGTTGAAAAAGAATCCCCCCGCCTCGACCTCACCATCCCCGGGCCGCAAGCTCCCGTCGGGCACAAGCACCCCCTCACCCGGACGATGGAGGACATCGTCGAGGTCCTGACGCGCCTGGGCTACACCGTGGCCGAGGGCCCGGAGGTCGAACTCGACCATTACAACTTCGAGGCCCTGAACATCCCGCGCGATCACCCCGCCCGGGACATGCAGGATACGTTTTATGTCGCGGACGACGTGCTGCTCCGCACCCACACCTCGCCCGTCCAGATCCGGGTGATGGAGAAGCAGAAGCCCCCCGTAAAGGTCATCGCGCCGGGCAAGGTCTTCCGCTGCGACGCGGACGTGACCCACTCCCCCATGTTCCACCAGGTCGAGGGCCTCTACGTGGACAAGGGGGTGACCTTCGCCCACCTGAAGGGCACCCTCGAAACCTTCGTGCGCGAGCTCTTCGGCCCGGAATTCAAGGTGCGCATCCGCCCGAGCTTCTTCCCCTTCACCGAGCCGAGCGCCGAGGTGGACATCTCGAGCCCCTTCCTCGCCGGGGGCCGCTGGCTCGAGGTGCTGGGGGCGGGGATGGTGGACCCGGCCGTGTTCGAGGCGGTGAACCAGGCGAGGGGGAACCGGGACTACGACCCCGAGGCGTGGACCGGCTTCGCCTGGGGCCTGGGGGTGGAGCGGGTGGCCATGCTCCGCTACGGCATCGGGGACATCCGCCTCTTCTACGAGAACGATCTGCGCTTCCTGAGGCAGTTTTGA
- a CDS encoding cell division protein ZapA gives MEPKVISVEIFGQQLHLKSAADPSYTAQLAEYVDGQIRKVSRQSNDPLKVVLLASMNIANELHEERKKQEESAEIVARRADSLLQKIERSF, from the coding sequence ATGGAGCCCAAGGTGATCTCGGTGGAGATCTTCGGGCAGCAGCTCCATCTCAAGAGCGCCGCCGACCCGTCCTACACGGCCCAGCTCGCCGAGTACGTGGACGGGCAGATCCGGAAGGTCTCCCGCCAGAGCAACGATCCCCTCAAGGTGGTTCTCCTGGCGTCGATGAACATCGCCAACGAGCTCCACGAGGAGCGGAAGAAGCAGGAAGAGAGCGCGGAAATCGTGGCCCGGCGGGCCGATTCCCTCCTCCAGAAGATCGAGAGATCGTTCTAG
- the rny gene encoding ribonuclease Y, whose protein sequence is MSTMVWLEILAAVLGAGVGALVVMSVLRRRADEVLTRERQEFEARIQSLQAVAEATAQKEAERRVKEADVAHRAEMIRLREGLDKDLKERLDEIQKLERRVLQREESLDKRRETLDAKESSLERRERQLGERDEQLRRQEAHLKELQEQELRKLEAIAGLSAEAAKQELMDRFLEEAKQDIGAQIQRMEREAKERLEGEAKKALALAVERYSGDHVAESTVSVVDLPSDDMKGRIIGREGRNIRALEMATGVDIIIDDTPEAVVVSGFDKVRRETARLALEALVQDGRIHPGRIEDVVNKTKRELDRRIQEAGEEVLLELGIQGVHPELVKLLGRLRYRTSYSQNALLHSKEVAHLAGMLASELRIDPAMAKRAGLFHDIGKAVTHEQEGSHVQLGFDIAKRYNEPPQVLNAIVSHHEDEEPNCIESLLVKAADTLSAARPGARREMVQSYIKRLEALEKIAESFKGVEKCYAIQAGREIRVAVLPDQITDSQASFLARDIAKRIESERTYPGEILVTVIRETRYTATAR, encoded by the coding sequence ATGAGCACGATGGTATGGCTTGAAATCCTCGCCGCGGTGCTGGGCGCCGGGGTGGGGGCTTTGGTGGTCATGTCCGTGCTGCGGAGGCGGGCGGACGAGGTTCTGACGCGCGAGCGCCAGGAGTTCGAGGCCCGCATCCAAAGCCTGCAGGCGGTGGCCGAGGCCACGGCCCAAAAGGAAGCCGAGCGCCGCGTCAAGGAGGCCGATGTGGCCCACCGGGCGGAGATGATCCGCCTCCGGGAGGGGCTCGACAAGGACCTCAAGGAGCGGCTGGACGAGATCCAGAAGCTGGAGCGCCGCGTCCTGCAGCGCGAGGAGTCCCTCGACAAGCGCCGCGAGACGCTCGACGCCAAGGAGAGCAGCCTGGAGCGGCGTGAGCGGCAGCTCGGCGAGCGCGACGAGCAGCTTCGCCGCCAGGAGGCCCACCTGAAGGAGCTCCAGGAGCAGGAGCTGCGCAAGCTCGAGGCCATCGCGGGGCTGAGCGCCGAGGCGGCCAAGCAGGAGCTGATGGACCGCTTCCTCGAGGAGGCCAAGCAGGATATCGGCGCTCAGATCCAGCGCATGGAACGCGAGGCCAAGGAGAGGCTCGAGGGCGAGGCCAAGAAGGCGCTCGCCCTGGCGGTGGAGCGCTACTCGGGCGACCACGTGGCGGAGTCCACCGTCAGCGTGGTGGACCTGCCCTCGGACGACATGAAGGGCCGCATCATCGGCCGCGAGGGCCGGAACATCCGCGCCCTGGAGATGGCCACGGGGGTGGACATCATCATCGACGACACGCCCGAGGCCGTCGTCGTCTCCGGTTTCGACAAGGTCCGCCGCGAGACGGCCCGGCTGGCGCTCGAGGCCCTGGTGCAGGACGGGCGCATCCATCCCGGCCGCATCGAGGACGTGGTCAACAAGACCAAGCGCGAGCTCGACCGCCGCATCCAGGAGGCGGGCGAGGAGGTGCTCCTCGAGCTGGGCATCCAGGGCGTCCACCCCGAGCTGGTCAAGCTGCTCGGGCGCCTGCGCTACCGCACCAGCTACAGCCAGAACGCGCTGCTGCACTCGAAAGAGGTGGCCCACCTCGCGGGCATGCTCGCCTCGGAGCTGCGCATCGACCCCGCCATGGCGAAGCGGGCCGGGCTCTTCCACGACATCGGGAAGGCGGTCACCCACGAGCAGGAGGGCTCCCACGTCCAGCTCGGCTTCGACATCGCCAAGCGCTACAACGAGCCGCCCCAGGTGCTGAACGCCATCGTCTCCCACCACGAGGACGAGGAGCCCAACTGCATCGAGAGCCTGCTCGTGAAGGCCGCCGACACCCTCTCGGCCGCCCGCCCGGGCGCCCGGCGGGAGATGGTGCAGAGCTACATCAAGCGCCTCGAGGCGCTCGAGAAGATCGCCGAGTCGTTCAAGGGAGTCGAGAAGTGCTACGCCATCCAGGCGGGGCGCGAGATCCGGGTGGCCGTGCTGCCCGACCAGATCACCGACTCCCAGGCCTCCTTCCTGGCGCGCGACATCGCCAAGCGCATTGAGAGCGAGCGCACCTATCCGGGGGAGATCCTCGTCACCGTGATCCGGGAAACGAGGTACACGGCCACGGCGCGCTGA
- a CDS encoding methylmalonyl-CoA mutase yields MSHASPQTPRSLAAAAETPRNGFATLSGIPLKPCYGPGDAPEAVSAERPGEFPFTRGIHPDMYRGRLWTMRQYAGFGTAKESNARYRYLLGQGQMGISVAFDLPTQIGYDPDHPLALGEVGKVGVSICSIEDMEMLLEGIPLDRISTSMTINATAAVLLCLYVAVAESRGIPAEALRGTVQNDILKEYIARGTYIFPAEPSLRLITDTIAFCRERVPKWNAISISGYHIREAGATAVQEVAFTLADAVAYVEACRAAGLDVDHIGRQLSFFFNVHNHFLEEVAKFRAARRLWARIMRERFGARTDDACKLRFHAQTAGSALTAQQPWNNVVRVSLQALAAVLGGAQSLHTNSMDEALALPTEEAVRLALRTQQLIAEETGVTGTADPFGGAYAVEALTEEIERRAEEIIVQIDRMGGMLLAIERGWVQRQIQESAYAAQRSVDSGEITVVGVNRYASEGEAPIPTLQLRPEVEAEQRERLARLRAGRDAAAVSARLVELGKAARGRENLLPFILEAVKARATVGEVSDALRSVFGLYREQVVV; encoded by the coding sequence ATGAGCCACGCATCGCCTCAGACCCCCCGTTCCCTGGCCGCCGCGGCGGAGACTCCCCGTAACGGCTTCGCCACCCTCTCGGGAATTCCCCTCAAGCCCTGCTACGGGCCCGGGGACGCCCCGGAGGCGGTTTCGGCGGAGCGGCCGGGGGAGTTTCCTTTCACCCGGGGGATTCACCCGGACATGTACCGGGGCCGCCTGTGGACCATGCGGCAGTACGCCGGCTTCGGGACGGCCAAGGAGAGCAACGCCCGCTACCGCTACCTCCTGGGCCAGGGGCAGATGGGCATCTCGGTCGCCTTCGATCTCCCCACCCAGATCGGCTACGACCCCGATCATCCCCTGGCCCTGGGCGAGGTGGGGAAGGTGGGTGTCTCCATCTGCTCCATCGAGGACATGGAGATGCTCCTCGAGGGCATCCCCCTCGACCGCATCTCGACCTCGATGACCATCAACGCGACGGCCGCCGTCCTCCTCTGCCTCTACGTCGCCGTGGCGGAGAGCCGAGGCATCCCGGCGGAGGCGCTCCGGGGGACCGTCCAGAACGACATCCTCAAGGAGTACATCGCGCGCGGGACCTACATCTTCCCGGCCGAGCCCAGTCTCCGGCTCATCACCGACACCATCGCCTTCTGCCGGGAGCGCGTGCCCAAGTGGAACGCCATCTCGATCAGCGGCTACCACATCCGCGAGGCGGGGGCGACGGCGGTGCAGGAGGTGGCCTTCACCCTGGCCGATGCCGTCGCCTACGTCGAGGCCTGCCGGGCCGCCGGGCTGGACGTGGACCACATCGGCCGGCAGCTCTCCTTCTTCTTCAACGTCCACAATCACTTCCTCGAGGAGGTGGCGAAGTTCCGGGCGGCGCGGCGCCTATGGGCACGCATCATGCGGGAGCGCTTTGGCGCCCGCACCGACGACGCCTGCAAGCTCCGCTTCCACGCCCAGACGGCCGGTAGCGCCCTCACGGCGCAGCAGCCCTGGAACAACGTGGTGCGGGTGTCGCTTCAGGCGCTGGCGGCGGTCCTGGGGGGGGCGCAGTCCCTCCACACGAACTCCATGGACGAGGCGCTGGCCCTGCCCACGGAGGAGGCGGTCCGCCTCGCCCTGCGCACTCAGCAGCTCATCGCCGAGGAGACGGGGGTGACCGGGACGGCCGACCCCTTCGGGGGTGCCTACGCCGTGGAAGCCCTGACGGAGGAGATCGAGCGGCGCGCGGAGGAGATCATCGTCCAGATCGACCGGATGGGCGGTATGCTCCTGGCCATCGAGCGGGGGTGGGTCCAGCGCCAGATCCAGGAAAGCGCCTACGCCGCCCAGCGATCGGTGGACAGCGGGGAGATCACCGTAGTGGGGGTGAACCGCTACGCCTCGGAGGGCGAGGCGCCCATCCCCACGCTCCAGCTGCGGCCCGAGGTGGAGGCCGAGCAGCGCGAGCGGCTGGCCCGCCTGCGCGCCGGGCGGGACGCCGCCGCCGTCTCCGCCCGGCTGGTCGAGCTCGGGAAGGCCGCCCGGGGGAGAGAGAACCTGCTGCCCTTCATCCTGGAGGCCGTGAAGGCCCGGGCCACCGTCGGGGAGGTCTCCGACGCCCTGCGCTCGGTCTTCGGCCTGTACCGGGAACAAGTGGTTGTCTAG
- a CDS encoding LON peptidase substrate-binding domain-containing protein: protein MKDPRLPLFPLQAVLLPEEPLPLHIFEERYKLMIGECMEGNRPFGVVLAEADGIRKIGCTARVARLLEKFPDGRMNILTCGEMRFEILRLFENRPYFTGEVQPLKDLPEEAPPLELARRVWEGLEEKERQTLPAGELLADPARLSFLAAAIVRLPLPLKQAMLESLSCRERLERLAGFLAERGEKEQLVALRRQVSSRNGKP, encoded by the coding sequence ATGAAGGACCCTCGCCTGCCCCTCTTCCCGCTCCAGGCCGTCCTCCTCCCGGAGGAGCCCCTTCCCCTGCACATCTTCGAGGAGCGCTACAAGCTGATGATCGGGGAGTGCATGGAGGGAAACCGGCCCTTCGGGGTGGTGCTGGCCGAGGCGGACGGCATCCGCAAGATCGGCTGCACGGCTCGCGTCGCGCGGCTCCTGGAGAAGTTTCCCGACGGCCGGATGAACATCCTCACGTGCGGGGAGATGCGCTTCGAGATCCTCCGGCTCTTCGAGAATCGCCCCTACTTCACCGGGGAAGTCCAGCCGCTCAAGGACCTCCCCGAGGAGGCGCCCCCTCTGGAACTCGCCCGCCGGGTGTGGGAGGGCCTGGAGGAGAAGGAGCGCCAGACCCTGCCGGCCGGTGAGCTCCTGGCCGACCCCGCCCGCCTCTCCTTCCTCGCCGCCGCCATCGTCCGGCTCCCTCTCCCCCTGAAGCAGGCGATGCTCGAGAGCCTCTCCTGCCGGGAACGGCTCGAGCGGCTGGCGGGCTTCCTCGCCGAGCGCGGCGAGAAGGAGCAGCTGGTCGCCCTCCGCCGGCAGGTCTCCAGCCGGAACGGCAAGCCCTAG